In Streptomyces sp. NBC_01381, the sequence ACCCGGCACCGTCACCGAGTCGGCCGCGACCAGCGAAGACGCCCAAGGGCGCGTCCTCGCCCCCGGGTTCGTCGATCCGCATACGCACTACGACGCCCAGCTGTTCTGGGATCCGTACGCCACGCCCTCCCTCAACCACGGCGTCACCACCGTCGCCGGCGGCAACTGCGGCTTCACTCTTGCCCCGTTGAACCCGGCACGCCCCGAAGACGCCGACTACACACGGCGGATGATGTCCAAGGTCGAGGGCATGTCGCTCGTCGCGCTCGAAGAGGGCGCGCCCTGGTCGTGGAGCTCGTTCGGGGAGTATCTCGACGCCCTGGAGGGGCGCGTCGCCGTCAACGCGGGCTTCATGGTGGGGCACTGCGCACTGCGCCGGTACGTCATGGGCGCGGACGCGGTCGGCGGTCAGCCGACCCCCGCGCAGTTGGAGGAGATGCTGAGCCTGTTCCACGACGCCATGGACGCCGGCGCCTGGGGGCTCTCCACCACCCAGTCCTCCACCCACTCCGACGGCGACGGGCAGCCAGTCGCATCCCGGCACGCGAAGCCCGATGAGCTGCTCGCGCTCAGCCGGGCCGTCGCCGAGCACGAGGGAACGCAGCTCGAAGCCATCGTCGCGGGGTGCCTGGACCAGTTCAGCGACGACGAGATCGACCTCTTCGTCGACATGAGCGCGGCCGCCGGGCGGCCGCTCAACTGGAACGTCCTCACCATCGACTCCGCCGTGCCCGAGCGCGTGCCGCGCCAGCTGATCCCCAGCGAGCGCGCCCGCAAGGCGGGCGGCCGCATCGTCGCCCTCACCATGCCGATCCTCACCCCCATGAACATGTCCCTCGGTACCTTCTGCGCCCTGAATCTGATCCCCGGATGGGGAGACGTCCTAGGCCTGCCCGTTCCCGAGCGCATCGCCAAGCTGCGTGACCCGGACGTCAGGGCCGAGATGCTGCGGCGCGCCGACAGCAAGGAGGCGGGGGTCTTCCGGCGGCTCGCGCACTTCGACCGGTACGTCATCGGGGACACGTACTCGAAGGAGAACGAAGGGCTGACGGGGCGGGTCGTCCGGGACATCGCCGCCGAGCGCGGCCAGGAGCCCTTCGAGTGCCTCGTCGAGATCTGCGCCAACGACGATCTGCGTACGGTCCTGTGGCCCATGCCCTCCGACAACGACCCCGAATCGTGGACCCTGCGCCAGGAGGCCTGGCAGCACGAGGACGTCATGCTGGGCGGCTCCGACGCGGGCGCGCACCTGGACCGGATGTGCGGCGCCCCGTACACGACGCGGTTCATCGGGGACTGTCTGCGGGGCCGCAAGCTGGTCGGTCTTGAGGAGGCGGTGAAGATGCTCACCGACGATCCCGCCCGGCTCTTCGGGCTGCGGGACCGCGGGCGCATCCAGGAGGGCTTCCACGCCGACCTCGTCCTCTTCGACCCCGAGCGCATCGACGCGGGCAAGGCGACCCTGGTGCACGATCTGCCGGGGGACAGTCCGCGCCTCGACTCGAAGGCGATCGGCATCAACGCGGTGTGGGTCAACGGAGTCGAGACCATCCGTGAGGACCAGGTGACGGGCGCGACCCCCGGCACGGTGCTCCGGTCGGGCCGGGACACCAGGACGGTGAGCACCAATTGAATCCTCCCCCCGCAGAAGCAGAGGGATTCCTGGCTCACGCCGCCTGGAGGTCAACGACCCGACAGGTCTTCCGCGATCAGCACCAGCCGGGTTGAAACCAGCCCGGGTTCGTGCAAAAAGTTTGGAGGTGCATGTGCTGTCTTGGCTCTCGATCAGCACGGCGTACGCGCTTGGCTCTCGCAACGCACGCCGGTCGGTTTACCCGATCGGAGGTATCCAGTGACCTCCGAACTCCCCCGCGAGCAGCGGCTGTTCATCGGCGGCGATTGGGTCGAGCCGGACGGCGGCCACTACGAGGTGATCAACCCGGCGACCGAGGGCGTCGTCGGGCTCGCCCCCGAGGCGAGCCGCGCGCAGGTGCACGAGGCGGCGACCGCGGCCCGCGAGGCCTTCGCCACCTGGTCGCGCACGACACCCGAGGAGCGGGCCACGGTCCTCGACCGGGCCGCGGAGATCATGCAGCGCGATTTCGCGTCGTACGCCGAACTCGCCCAGGCCGAGAGCGGCGCGACGACCGGGACGGCGCGCGGGATGCAGGTCGCGGTGTCGGTGGCGCGCTTCAAGCGGTACGCGAAGGGGGCCTTGGAGCCGGTCGAGACGGCTCTCCCTCCGCAGATCAGTGAAGCCGGGCCGATGGGCAAGGCGGGCGTCCTCGGGGCGCTCGCCGTGCGCCAGCCGGTGGGCGTCGTCACCTGCATCACCTCGTACAACAACCCCTGGGCCAATCCCGCGGGCAAGGTCGCGCCCGCCCTGGCCATGGGCAACACGGTCGTGGTGAAGCCCGCACCGCAGGACCCGCTTTCGGTGTACCGGATGGCGGCCGCGCTGGAGGAGGCGGGAGCGCCGGCGGGCGTGGTGAACGTGGTGTCGGGGGCGCGCCCGGAGGTCGGGGAGGCGGCCGTCGACTCGCGGGACGTCGACATGGTCAGCTTCACCGGCTCGACGTCGGTCGGACAGCGCATCGCCGAGGTGTGCGGCCGCGACATGAAGCGGCAGCTGATGGAGCTGGGCGGCAAGGGCGCGGCGCTCGTCTTCGACGACGCGGACCTGGACGCGGCGGTGGCGGGGATAGGGACGACGTTCGCCTTCTACAGCGGACAGATCTGCACGGCCCCGACGCGAGTGATCGCGCATCGGGCGATCCACGACGACCTC encodes:
- a CDS encoding aldehyde dehydrogenase family protein — its product is MTSELPREQRLFIGGDWVEPDGGHYEVINPATEGVVGLAPEASRAQVHEAATAAREAFATWSRTTPEERATVLDRAAEIMQRDFASYAELAQAESGATTGTARGMQVAVSVARFKRYAKGALEPVETALPPQISEAGPMGKAGVLGALAVRQPVGVVTCITSYNNPWANPAGKVAPALAMGNTVVVKPAPQDPLSVYRMAAALEEAGAPAGVVNVVSGARPEVGEAAVDSRDVDMVSFTGSTSVGQRIAEVCGRDMKRQLMELGGKGAALVFDDADLDAAVAGIGTTFAFYSGQICTAPTRVIAHRAIHDDLIEKLKGYIGFMKVGDPREKGTIVGPVISSAHRDRIESYVELGRKEGARVVAGGERPAFDRGFYVAPTLLADCTNDMRVVREEIFGPVVVVVPFDEEEEGIALANDSDYGLIDYVWSADVARAFRVARRLRAGGVGVNTIGRNMEAPFGGFKKSGVGRDVGSYALHAYSELQSIVWPG
- a CDS encoding amidohydrolase family protein, which produces MLDHLIKGATVVDGTGAPARVADVGIRGGRIAVIAEPGTVTESAATSEDAQGRVLAPGFVDPHTHYDAQLFWDPYATPSLNHGVTTVAGGNCGFTLAPLNPARPEDADYTRRMMSKVEGMSLVALEEGAPWSWSSFGEYLDALEGRVAVNAGFMVGHCALRRYVMGADAVGGQPTPAQLEEMLSLFHDAMDAGAWGLSTTQSSTHSDGDGQPVASRHAKPDELLALSRAVAEHEGTQLEAIVAGCLDQFSDDEIDLFVDMSAAAGRPLNWNVLTIDSAVPERVPRQLIPSERARKAGGRIVALTMPILTPMNMSLGTFCALNLIPGWGDVLGLPVPERIAKLRDPDVRAEMLRRADSKEAGVFRRLAHFDRYVIGDTYSKENEGLTGRVVRDIAAERGQEPFECLVEICANDDLRTVLWPMPSDNDPESWTLRQEAWQHEDVMLGGSDAGAHLDRMCGAPYTTRFIGDCLRGRKLVGLEEAVKMLTDDPARLFGLRDRGRIQEGFHADLVLFDPERIDAGKATLVHDLPGDSPRLDSKAIGINAVWVNGVETIREDQVTGATPGTVLRSGRDTRTVSTN